From one Triticum urartu cultivar G1812 chromosome 3, Tu2.1, whole genome shotgun sequence genomic stretch:
- the LOC125542479 gene encoding cytochrome P450 84A1-like, with amino-acid sequence MATFAKIAMELVGDPLMWLFLASLAFVAMQRRRLGRAPFPPGPKPLPVIGNMTLVDQLTHRGLAALAKQFGGLLHLRFGWLHVFAVSTPQYAREVLHAQDGAFANRPATIAVVYLTYGRSDMAFAHNGAYWRQMRKLCVTRIFSRRRAETWVAVREGYGALAREVGRRSGEAVNLGELIFNLTVSVIFRAAFSTRDEDGLIEFVAILQEFSRLLGLFHVGDFFPWLAWVGRRGFDRRLSVARGALDRFIDKIVDEHMRRGKNPADPDADLVDGLLAFLADANPVGGKRREDALRFTRDNVKAMIMDMLFGGPETVGSTTEWAMAEMMRSPDELGRLQQELADVVGLDRAVEESDLDKLPFLRCVVKEALRMHPPIPVLLHEAAKDCIVGGYFVPRGSRVLVNAWAINRDCGAWKDADTFRPARFMAGEGEATGLDLKGSCYEFLPFGSGRRSCPAQGLGQHAVEFAVAQLVHGFNWKLPNGMKPTELDMGDIFGLTASRSTRLYAVPTPRLTCVV; translated from the exons ATGGCGACCTTTGCAAAGATCGCCATGGAACTCGTCGGGGATCCACTGATGTGGCTGTTCCTCGCCTCACTGGCCTTCGTAGCCATGCAGAGGCGGCGGCTGGGTAGAGCGCCGTTTCCTCCGGGGCCCAAGCCGCTGCCGGTCATCGGCAACATGACACTGGTGGACCAGCTGACCCACCGCGGCCTGGCCGCGTTAGCGAAGCAGTTCGGCGGGCTGCTGCACCTCCGCTTCGGCTGGCTCCACGTGTTCGCCGTGTCGACGCCCCAGTACGCGCGCGAGGTGCTGCACGCGCAGGACGGCGCCTTCGCGAACCGCCCGGCGACCATCGCCGTCGTCTACCTCACGTACGGCCGCTCCGACATGGCGTTCGCGCACAACGGCGCCTACTGGCGCCAGATGCGCAAGCTCTGCGTCACCAGGATCTTCAGCCGCCGCCGCGCCGAGACGTGGGTCGCCGTGCGCGAAGGGTACGGGGCGCTGGCCCGCGAGGTCGGCCGGCGCAGCGGCGAGGCCGTCAACCTCGGCGAGCTCATCTTTAACCTCACCGTCAGCGTCATCTTCCGCGCGGCCTTCAGCACCCGCGACGAGGACGGGCTCATCGAGTTCGTCGCCATCCTCCAGGAGTTCTCCAGGCTGCTAGGATTGTTCCACGTCGGTGACTTCTTCCCGTGGCTCGCCTGGGTGGGCCGTCGTGGCTTCGACCGCCGGCTCAGCGTGGCGCGCGGCGCTCTTGACAGGTTCATCGACAAGATCGTGGACGAGCACATGAGGAGGGGCAAGAACCCGGCAGACCCCGACGCCGACTTGGTAGATGGCCTGCTCGCCTTCCTCGCTGACGCAAACCCTGTCGGCGGCAAGCGCAGAGAGGACGCTCTCCGCTTCACGCGGGATAACGTCAAAGCTATGATCATG GACATGCTATTTGGTGGACCGGAGACGGTGGGGTCCACAACCGAGTGGGCGATGGCAGAGATGATGCGTAGCCCAGACGAGCTCGGGCGGCTGCAGCAGGAACTTGCCGATGTGGTGGGGCTCGACCGGGCTGTTGAAGAATCCGACCTCGACAAGCTCCCTTTCCTCAGGTGCGTCGTAAAGGAGGCGCTTCGCATGCACCCGCCCATCCCGGTGCTCCTCCACGAGGCCGCCAAGGACTGTATTGTTGGCGGCTACTTCGTACCGAGAGGTTCCCGCGTGTTGGTCAATGCATGGGCGATCAACCGCGACTGTGGGGCCTGGAAGGATGCTGACACATTTCGACCAGCACGGTTCATGGCCGGCGAGGGCGAGGCCACCGGGCTAGACCTCAAGGGAAGCTGCTATGAGTTCTTGCCGTTTGGGTCTGGCAGACGATCATGCCCTGCGCAGGGGCTCGGCCAACATGCGGTTGAGTTCGCCGTCGCGCAGCTGGTGCATGGTTTCAACTGGAAGCTGCCGAACGGCATGAAGCCAACAGAGCTTGACATGGGCGACATTTTTGGCCTCACCGCGTCACGCTCCACACGGCTCTATGCCGTGCCCACGCCTCGGCTCACCTGCGTTGTGTAA